The Synechocystis sp. PCC 6714 genome includes the window TCCTGCCGCCGCCGCCAGTGTAACCGTGAAAATGGGTTCCGACAGTGGTGCCCTCGCTTTCGATCCCAGCACAGTGACCATCAAAGCCGGGGATGAAGTGAAATGGGTAAATAATAAACTTTCCCCCCATAATGTTGTTTTTGCCGCTGGTGATGGTGTAGATGATGGCGCCGCTGCCAAGTTGTCCCACAAAGGTTTAGCCTTTGCCGCCGGTGAAAGCTTCACCTCCACCTTCACTGAGCCCGGTACCTACACCTACTACTGTGAACCCCACCGTGGTGCTGGCATGGTTGGTAAGGTAGTCGTTGAATAATACATATTCTCAATTCAGCCATCCAATTAACTAAAAATTTTTATGGTTTGGCGATCGCATCTCCTGATGGGGGTGCGATTTTTGTTTTTTCTTGCCTCAGGTGCCCGGGCACCAGGGCTCAGACTAAAACAATATGAAAGGAAAAATTGACCACAAACCAATCTAATTTTTTTGTTTTTAGGATACTTGCACGTGTGCAAAAATTGTTCATCGTCGTTTGTCTGAAATAGCCACCTTCATCCCCATTTCTTAACCAAATACAAGATTATCAATAATCTGTCGTAGTTGGCCATTATCTCTAAGCTCTAAGGCAATTCGATGATTTTTGGAAAAATGCTCCACTAGCACACAGGCTTCGCCCCCAAGGTGTTCAGCATGTCTCTTATCAGCTCCCCCACAAGCATGAGCAGGATAATGGATTTCAACTTGTGTTGCGTAAGGCTGCAAATTCTTCAAATCTAGACAATCATCAAATGAAACCCCAGCAAAAGTTGCATTTGTGTTTGCTGTGAGACGACTTAAGTATCGACAGGTGTTATCAAACCGATTATCATGCAGAACCGAATTCTTAGTCTCATTTAAAACAGTCTGTGGTGCAAAACTGACTACCCTATCGAACTTGAGAAGATGACCAAATAAAATAACTGCATAACCACCAGAAGAACAACCAATACCAACAATTTTTCGATATTTCTTCCGTCTGATTAACCTCTCTAGCCACCCTAGGGTTTCCTGCATCGTCTTGGTTTCGTTCTTAATGCCATCTAAATAGTATCGACATTGAATATCTCGAATAAATAGCTGGTCAATCTGTGTATATTGTTTAAGGAAATTATGAAAAACAAAAGTCGGAATCGAATCTTTGTCACCGAAACCAGCAAAGGATACCAGCAAAGTATCTGAATGATGATCTATATACCAGTAATTATCTGTGTCAGACCAAGGTTTTTTTTTTCGATCACTGTAGTCTAGATCATAACTGGTATTATTGATTGCATCTTCAAACAATTTTGGAGTCAGTAAATTGGGTATATATTGTTTGAGTGAATCAGTTGATTGAAGTTTACTTTTGCCTCCATCTTCGTCAAACATAAATGATAGCAACGTATATCTTTGCCCAGAAATAACCGGTTTCACGCCATGTAAAAGTTCAGGTTTAAAAATAATACCGCTGCCCTTCTTTAACTTAAATTCTTGGCGGAGAGTGGGAAAATAAAGTTCCCCACCTTCATAGGCTGCTGGATCAGACAAGGCAATAACAAAACTTAGTTTTCTGTGCTCCATTCTCCCCTGAATGTCAGTATGCAAATTGTAGTGACCTTTTTCTTGACCATCATAAAAACCAATTTTCCAACGTTCCCTATATTGAATCGCAATACCAAACTTTTCTTTTGCTAAACTAGCCACGTTATTGAGAACAAAAGTATCAATGGGACTACAGTCCACTGTAGAGAAAAAACAATCACGTCTGATCTTTTGATTGGGATCGACACGGATACCAACTTTAGATTCTTTAAACT containing:
- the petE gene encoding plastocyanin produces the protein MSKKFLTIIAGLLLVASSFFLSVSPAAAASVTVKMGSDSGALAFDPSTVTIKAGDEVKWVNNKLSPHNVVFAAGDGVDDGAAAKLSHKGLAFAAGESFTSTFTEPGTYTYYCEPHRGAGMVGKVVVE
- a CDS encoding 2OG-Fe(II) oxygenase, yielding MSDYIVVENLLPDSLIKYVFETLKKYQFKESKVGIRVDPNQKIRRDCFFSTVDCSPIDTFVLNNVASLAKEKFGIAIQYRERWKIGFYDGQEKGHYNLHTDIQGRMEHRKLSFVIALSDPAAYEGGELYFPTLRQEFKLKKGSGIIFKPELLHGVKPVISGQRYTLLSFMFDEDGGKSKLQSTDSLKQYIPNLLTPKLFEDAINNTSYDLDYSDRKKKPWSDTDNYWYIDHHSDTLLVSFAGFGDKDSIPTFVFHNFLKQYTQIDQLFIRDIQCRYYLDGIKNETKTMQETLGWLERLIRRKKYRKIVGIGCSSGGYAVILFGHLLKFDRVVSFAPQTVLNETKNSVLHDNRFDNTCRYLSRLTANTNATFAGVSFDDCLDLKNLQPYATQVEIHYPAHACGGADKRHAEHLGGEACVLVEHFSKNHRIALELRDNGQLRQIIDNLVFG